Part of the Halorubrum lacusprofundi ATCC 49239 genome, GACGGATGCACGATCACCTTGCCGATCTCGCGATACTCGGAATTCTCGATAGACATGCGCGGAACGAGGGACGTGCCGGCGGCCAGTACTACGAGTACGCGTTTAACGTCCCTCTCGAACTTGTTATTCGCGTGGTAATGGATTTTGAGGGCGTCGCGTTCCCACGAGAGGTACGCATGCTCAAGGAACACTCGACGTGACATCCTCGCCCGCCGTGAACGGCGGGGCTTCCACCGCAGGTGGAATACCAGCAAATGTACTGGATTGAGGTTTCAAGACGTGTGCGCGTCACCGGTCTCGGGCTTCGCCCCCGCTCCCACCGTTGGTGAGCTAGACGAAACCTTGTCATCGGAAGCCCGCTTCTCAGACGGGAGTCCCTCACTCGGTGACGTGTCTTCGTGGGCCTGCCACTGGCCCCCGCTCCGAAGCGAGTCATCGCCTGCCGATTTCCAAGGCAGGCTCTCTCCCCACGGATTTAGCCGATTGGCTATGTTCGCCGCTGCATTCAAATCTGCTTGGTACTCCGACACCCAGCACGCCTCATTCGTACACTTGAACGTCCCTTGATGCGGCCTGTATCCGAGGTGCTGACACGCGTGACACGTCTTCGACGTGTAATGCGGAGACACGTACTCCACAGGAATACCGCGCTCCGTTGCCTTCTCCTCAATACGCGACTGCAATCGAGAGAACAGCCATTTGCCGAGGCGTCGATTCCAATACTTTCCGATGTCCTCGTCAGTGATACCGTCGAGGTATTCAAGGACGATGACCGGGTTCTCGAACTGGGACGCGTACTCAACGGCCTGCGCAGAGGCTTTCTCGATTTCGTCTTCGATGGCGTCTTGCCACCGACCCCACACGAGGTTGTCTAAGAGGTTCGACGCGTAGCGTTGTTTCAAGCGGTCTTCGGCACTTTCTTGCCTCTGTCGGAGGTGTCGGACGCGACCACCATCCACGAACAACGGGTCAATGGGTGTGTTGTCTCGGAAGGCACAGCCCACCAAGAGTTTGGATTCACCAACGTCGAACCCTACCGGAGTCACCTCGTCACTCTCACACGAACACGAGTGGTCTGGCTCGACTTCGTAGTTCGCAGCGACGTGCAACACCCACCGGTCGCTATCTTGATTCAAGGAGAGAATCCCGCCGTTCACGGCGGGCGTGAATCCGACACGGTGCTGAGCAACCGCCGACGATTGCTCACCGAAACCCAAATGCTTAGTACACGCCGTCTCGTACACGTTGGCAAGGGTTGCGTCGGCTCTCGGCACTTGCGCGGGAGTACGAGACGCGCTGAAACTAGCGTCCCGAGTATTTCCGGGCGTCGGTTCCCACGGGTCGGTTCTGCAACCGACTGCGGGGTTCGCGTCGTTCGTCAGCACGGGAACCCGGCCTACGGGTCGGGGAAGTGTGACCGAACCGACCGTGCCGTGAGGCATGACCGCTTGAGAGAGAGACGCCCCGAGAAACCGGGCGTCGATGACTCGCTCGCGGGTGGGAGCGCCCGTGACAGCGCCACAGGACGCTCCCGAGCGAGGGACGAAACCCGTCCCACCGACCTCGGGAGAGAAGGTCCTGAAACCTGCTCGGTAACGGGCCGGGTTTCCTCGTGCGGGGGAAGCCTCGCCGTTTACGGCGAGGAGGATGTCACGACCCTGGATCAGATTCGGAAGTTAAACAGGTCACAATCTTCCCCGGAGAACGAGTTACGATATACAGTTCACGTTCACCCTTCGCATTCGTTCCGGGAGCGGGAACGTCCTGTTCGGAGGAGTCGAAGACTGGTGAGTACGACCTCATTCTCGAAACCCGAGTTGGAAGAGATCGAACCATCAAAACGTACGGTATCCAGTATTCAGCGTCTCAAGAATCCAATACCTGCGAAATTTCCATCAACGAGGACTAATCATGGTAAATCTAATCGACATCGTTCTGGAGGGGTTCAAAGAGGTCGTCGATTGGGTAATCAGCCTCTTCATGGACGGGCTGCGATCAGGCTACGAAATCCTCTCCGAGGAGATATTCGGGACACCTACACCAGAGACCGATGGTGCATTTGTCTTTGGCAATCCCAATAACGCTCCTTGGCCTGTGATTCAGGATACACTGGTCGGTGGTGAGATCATGTTGATCTCACTACTTCTCCTCGTGATGTGCGTCCAAGGCCGTCACACAGTCCGAATCTTCAATATCGGAAGCGCATACGAGGCCAGACGCACCAAGAAAACCGCCTGGGTCGGTGCATTCCTGATCATCACCTGGTACTGGGTGAGTATCCTTGGTCTCTACATCGTAGACGGATTCACCATCGCCCTGATGCCGAGTTTGGACTCTCTGAGTGATGCGATGCTCAACTTCTTAGAGGTCTCGCTCAGCAACCCCGGGCTTTCGCTCGTCTTTGCTCTCATTGGAGGACTCTCAATGTGGGCGTTGGAGGCACTCTACTACATTCGTGAGGTCCTGCTGTACGTCTTCGTATATGGGATGCCGATTGGGTTCGCTCTCGCATATGGAAACATCCCCGTCCTCTCCGATATCGCAATGGGGTTCAGTAAGCGATTTGTTCCATTAGCCATCCTGCCTCTCCCGGCAGCGGTAGTGTTCAAGGGATACGACCTTCTGTATTCTCAGAACGCAATCTCCCCGAGTACCCCCTTTTTGCGGTATCTGGTCGCAGTCTCACTTCCGGTCATCGCGCTCTACATCTCGTGGAAGACGTTCAAATTCGCGACCCCACTGACGGCAAAAGTCCTCGGTGGCGCGACAAAGGGGGCGACGCTTGTCGGCGGCGTGGCTGCCGGTGCGTACGTCGGCGGCGTCGGCGTCGCGACGACGGCCGCCCGATGGGGGCCGAAAGCCGCCGCAGGACACGCGCTTGCACAGAAAGCGGCCGCGCGCGGTGGCCACCGCGACGACGGCGACACACCGTCGTATCGACGCACCGAAAACGACCCAGTGACATCCTCCCCGGCGTAAACGCCGGGGCTTCCCGTACCGCAGGTGGGATATTTACTGGTTTACGATACAACCTGTTCTCTCGGGCGAACCGTCCCGCTCTCGCGGTCGAACAAGTGTACCGATGGCTGTGCCACACAGCCGTTACTCCTATCCTCTCCGTGAGGACTCGGAGTTATCTTCTGCCGCATATAGCCTATGTAGAACCAGTTACTTAATAGTTGTGGATTGCCGTGGAATATCCGGCCAGAGTGTCATCGGTGGACTGGTCAGCAAGTGTCGGATTCACGCCCGCCGTAAACGGCGGGATTCTCTCCTTGTGAAAAGATAGACACCACGGGAGCGTCACAGACCACGGCCCGCGGAATGGAGTTTGATCGAGGGATCCAGTAACAATGTCACTAGACCCAGACGCAGCTGCACGGCGCATCATGAATCAGTTCGGTGAGGAGAGCCACATTCCGTACCTTAACATCGAGGAGGGCGACGTGGGCGTCCTCATCGCCTTTCCGATCGTCGGGCTCTTCGTCGCCGGAATCGCCGGCGTCGAGTCGCTTGCGCTTCCGTTTGTTGCCGGCGGGCTCGGGCTCGGCGTCGCAATCGTCTACGTCTCGCCAACCCACGTGAACGCGTGGACGTGGACGAAAGACGTCTCGCGATACGCTATGCGACCACAGATCACGTTTAGTGCCCCCGAGCACGCTGACGAGAGTCCCACCGAAACAGACCGGAATGCAGGCGGCCTCGCAAACTACACGCCGTTTACACCTGACGAGCGGACCCAAGACCTCACGAATATCGAACGGGCGTGGCCAGGTGCTGGGGCGATCCAACGTGCCGACGGGGGGATGGAGGCGTTCATCGAGATCGACCCGGACAACATGGACTTCGCGATGTCCGATGACTGGGCCCAGCTCCAAGACGCCGGCGAAGCGTTTGCCAACACGGAACTGGACGCAAAGCTCAAACTCCACGCGACAACTCGTTCGTTCCCGGTCGAACAGATCACCGAAACTATCGAGGACCGGCTCCACGACGAAGACGTCACAGCGAACCCGGTTTTCAAAGAACTCCTTGAGGAGTACCGAGAGACGCGCCCCAAAGAGATGCGCGAGCGGGGGACCCAGCAGATTCGCTACTACATCGGCGTCCAGGTCACCCCGCTGGAGGTGTATGACCGCTTCCGCGATGAGGAGACGCCCGCCGAGAAGCTTACCCAGTTCCCCGTGATCGGCTTCCTGTTCACCCCGTTTGTCACCCGTCGCGAGAATCTCACCGCCGTTGAGCGCCGCGCCCAACTGTTCGAGAAACTCGACAGTCGTGTCACCGACGTGCGCACCGAGTTCATCCAACAGGCCTCGGGGTGGTCTGCCCGCCGGCTCAGCACGGTCGAGCTGTTCGTCCTCAATATGGACTTCTGGAACGGCTGCGAGCACGACTATGACGACGCAGAGCGTATCGTGCGCGACCACGCAATTATGGGTCACTCGCGCCGGGAGGATGCGCACAATGGATAACCAAATCCTCCAGTCGGGTAGCGAGGCTGTCGGCCAGTTAGTGGAGTGGCTGTCGAATCCGATCGCAGCTGAAGGCGCCGCCCTCTACGTCGGCATCGCGGTTGTTCTCGGCGTCGGTGGGACACGGCTCTGGGACTGGTACTCCGAAGATGACGACGAGGAAGTCGCATTCTCAGATCTCCTCGACGAGGAGACACTCAAAGACGGCAAGGCCGAACGGCAACTGCTCGACGACATCGCCGAATCACACAAGACGATCACCGCACCGGCCGCCATCGAATGGGACACACGAGCCGCACGCGTCGGCGAGCAGTGGACGACGACGCTGTACATCACTGAGTACCCGGACTACCCGAACGACGGGTATCTGAGCGACCTTTTCGAGCTGACCGATATCCAGTTCGACCTGACGGCGCATCTCACCCCAAAAAATCAGGAGCGGGCGCGGAACGAACTGCAAGAGATCGCTGATGATCTCCAGGTGGATGCTGATCTCGAACAGAGCGTTCGGAGTACCTACCTGCAAGAGCGCGCCAACGAAGCCGCCGCGACCTACAAAGCCGTCGAGAACGGCGCGCGTGTCTTCGATCAAGGGCTGTACGTGACGGTGCGGGCCGACGAGAAAGACGACCTCCGAGATGCCGTCCAGACAGTCACCAGTGCGCTCCGTGATGATCCAGCGAACCTCACGCCGAAGACGGCGATCTGCCGGCAAGACCTCGCCCTCCAGTCTGCCGCACCCATCGGCAAGAACGTGTTCGGACGCACATCGATCGCGCTCGGGGGCGCCGTCGGCGCGATGCTTTCCTCACCACACAACGCGACGATTCTCGAAGAGGGTGGCGTCGAATTCGGAATTCACAAAGATACCCAGAGTCCGGTCGTCATCGATCCGTTCGCCCGGGAGAACGGCTATGCGATGTTCACGGTCGGGGACACGGGCTCAGGGAAGTCGTTCAGCTCGAAGCAAAACTTCATCCGCTCGATCGAGCAGAGCAAGGACCGCATCGGAATCATCCTCGAACCGCTGAACAACTGGGCCGGCGTCGCCGAAGCTCTCGGCGCCAAACGCATCACGGTCGGCGGAACGCTCGGGCTAAATCCCCTAGAAATTCGCGAAACCCCCGAACACGTCCAGCGGGCGATGGGTGAGGACGCGAGTCCCTTTAACGAAAAACTCGATGACGCGATGAGTTTCCTCACGAACTTCTTCGCACTGCGGGGGATTTCACTCGGGGATCGACGGACGACGCTCGAACTCGGGCTCAAGCGTGCCTACAAACGTCAGGGGATTACGGACGACATTGCCACGCACAGCAACCCGAGCCCGACCATCCGCGACATGCTGGATGTCTTCGAGGACATGATCGACGACCCTGAGGCGTTCATCGTCCGATCTGACGAGGAGACAGAGAAGATCACAGAGGATGCAACGTGGCTACTCGATCAGCTTCGCCCCTTCGAAGGGGGCGGTCGCCACGCCAATCTCGGTCAAGCGTCGGACTTCGACATCCACGACGAGAAGGTCATCTACCTCGATCTCGCCCAACAGGAGGGTAGCGTCGACAGCAGCACGGCGCTGACGATGCAGCTGCTCATCTCGCTGGTGTACGAGCGAGCGAAGATATCGGACACAGAGGTCGTGTTCTACATCGATGAGGCACGCTACATCATGCAGGATGCTGCGAGTCTGGCGTTTCTTGAAACCGTGTTCCGTCACCATCGGCATCACGATCTGTCTATCCGGCTGGTCACCCAAACCGTCGATGAGTTCTTCGAGCACGCCGAAAGCGAGGCCATCCTCGATCAGTGTGCCGTCAAGCAGTTCCATCGCCTCGACGGGATGGACGAGGCGTGGGCCGCCGAATTCGGGTTGAACTACGCACAGATGCGGTTCGTCCAGGATGCGGTGCCCGGCAACGAGGATGCCGGCTTCGCTGAGGCGCTCATCGGCGTCGACGGCGAGTGGCGCGGCATCCAGGTCACAGCGATGCCCAACGAGAAACGGGTCATCGACTTCGACCCAGCCACCCAAGAACTGGCGTCGCTTCCGGGCGCCGGCGACACCATCGAGAGCGAACGGGCAGCGTTCCACACCGCACCCACTCACCGAGCACCGAACAAGTGACACGCGTCACCGATGTTTCAGCCGACACCCCGACCGCAATACATCACTCTTGAAGATGTGTAACAGCGGGGGTGGTACCCCCCACCGATCAATGTTGCGTCCACAGGCGACTCGGCAGGGCGGCAGCGATCTGCGTCTCACCCGATCGTACGCCGTGCTGTCCACCGTACGTGTCGTCGACGACGATCCACTCGGGCACAACGCGGGGCCACGAGATACATCACGGCTGTGAGATGTCGATCGTAATTCTGTCGATCACCCTGGAAATAGTGGGGGTGATACCGGTGAATCTCGATGTCGGCCATCAGAGAGGTTACCGCCGTCGTCGACGACGACACGGATGCGCTGTCGGAAACAGCATCGATCGACTCTCGACGCCGTCGAGCGATTTTTAGAGCGTACCAGCCGATTGCGATCGGCCGTCCTGGCCGGTGTGTGTCGATCGCGTCTCTCCGGGGTGGTGACCCCAACAGTGTCACCCGTTGTCTGCAGTGTTATTGCGGACGGGAAGACCACCCAAAGACGGCAGGGAGACGGATCGAGATGCGATCGTACAGAGCGACCCGAAGATCTATACACGAGTACGACCCGATAGACGTCCCGCAACAATACGTGGTCGACGCCGACGTCGAGATGCTCGGTGAGTGCGTCTCTGGCGATATTTAT contains:
- a CDS encoding transposase gives rise to the protein MYETACTKHLGFGEQSSAVAQHRVGFTPAVNGGILSLNQDSDRWVLHVAANYEVEPDHSCSCESDEVTPVGFDVGESKLLVGCAFRDNTPIDPLFVDGGRVRHLRQRQESAEDRLKQRYASNLLDNLVWGRWQDAIEDEIEKASAQAVEYASQFENPVIVLEYLDGITDEDIGKYWNRRLGKWLFSRLQSRIEEKATERGIPVEYVSPHYTSKTCHACQHLGYRPHQGTFKCTNEACWVSEYQADLNAAANIANRLNPWGESLPWKSAGDDSLRSGGQWQAHEDTSPSEGLPSEKRASDDKVSSSSPTVGAGAKPETGDAHTS
- a CDS encoding VirB4 family type IV secretion system protein → MDNQILQSGSEAVGQLVEWLSNPIAAEGAALYVGIAVVLGVGGTRLWDWYSEDDDEEVAFSDLLDEETLKDGKAERQLLDDIAESHKTITAPAAIEWDTRAARVGEQWTTTLYITEYPDYPNDGYLSDLFELTDIQFDLTAHLTPKNQERARNELQEIADDLQVDADLEQSVRSTYLQERANEAAATYKAVENGARVFDQGLYVTVRADEKDDLRDAVQTVTSALRDDPANLTPKTAICRQDLALQSAAPIGKNVFGRTSIALGGAVGAMLSSPHNATILEEGGVEFGIHKDTQSPVVIDPFARENGYAMFTVGDTGSGKSFSSKQNFIRSIEQSKDRIGIILEPLNNWAGVAEALGAKRITVGGTLGLNPLEIRETPEHVQRAMGEDASPFNEKLDDAMSFLTNFFALRGISLGDRRTTLELGLKRAYKRQGITDDIATHSNPSPTIRDMLDVFEDMIDDPEAFIVRSDEETEKITEDATWLLDQLRPFEGGGRHANLGQASDFDIHDEKVIYLDLAQQEGSVDSSTALTMQLLISLVYERAKISDTEVVFYIDEARYIMQDAASLAFLETVFRHHRHHDLSIRLVTQTVDEFFEHAESEAILDQCAVKQFHRLDGMDEAWAAEFGLNYAQMRFVQDAVPGNEDAGFAEALIGVDGEWRGIQVTAMPNEKRVIDFDPATQELASLPGAGDTIESERAAFHTAPTHRAPNK